DNA sequence from the Streptomyces sp. CA-210063 genome:
GGAGGCTGCGCGCCGAGTACGGCCTTCCGCGCACCGGGCGGGTCGCCGCGCGGCGCACCCGGGACCGGCTGGGCTGGCCGGTGTTCCACGGCTTCAGCCCCCGGGTGGTCCCCCGTCCCGGCGACTGGCGGCCCGGGCTGGACGTCACCGGTTACTGGTGGCCGTACGACCGCGAGGACCGGCTGCCCGCCCCGCTGCTGGACTTCCTCGACGCCGGGCCGCCCCCGGTCTTCGTGGGTCTGGGCAGCGCCACCGTGCCCGATCCCGAGCGGATGAGCACCGACGTCGTACGGGCCCTGCGGGCGGCCGGGCTGCGCGGGGTGATCCAGCGCGGCTGGGGCGAACTGCGCGGTGAGGGCGAGGACATGTTCACCGTGGGCGAGGTCCCGCACTCCCTGCTCTTCCCGAGGATGGCGGCCGTCGTCCACCACGCGGGCGCGGGCACCACGGCGGCCGGCCTGCGCGCCGGGGTCCCGGCCGTGCCCGTACCCGTGCAGTTCGACGAGGGCTTCTGGGCCGCCCGCCTGGTCGCCCTCGGGGTGTCTCCGGGGGCCGTGCCCCTGCGCGGCTTCACGGCCGCGGCGTTGGAGGCCGCACTGCGGCGGGCGACCGGCGATCCGTCGTACGGCCGCCGCGCCCACACCCTGGCCGAGGAAGTGCGCGCGGAGGACGGGGTGGGGCCGGTCCTGGCGGCGGTGAACCGGCTTTCCTGACACCGGTGAACCGACTTCCCCGCCCCGGGCACCGGCCGTCCTGATTGCGGTGGGCTCCTGCCTCAGGTCTCCTCCGGCCGCCACCCCGCCGGTCGCAGTGTCCCCAGCAGCAGTCGGACGAGTTCGTCGACCACCTCCTCGAGGGGTGCGTCGACCCAGCCGGCCTGCCAGTCGTGGAGGAGGCCGTTGACGCTGCCGATGAAGGCGGTGGCGGCGATGCGGTAGTCGCGGTGGTCGGCCTCGCCGCGTTCGGCGGCCGCGGCGGCCTCGGCGCAGATGAAGTCGACCCAGCGGGAGCGGCGTTCGAGGCGCTGGCGCTCCAGGCGGGGGCTGACGCCGATGATCTCGGTGAAGGTGATGCGCAGCCGGCGCGGGTCGCCGGTGACGTTCGCGGCGTAGGCGCGGAACGCGGCGGTGGCGCGCTCGGCGATCGGCTGCCCGTCCGCCGTGGCGAGGCCGGTGAGCGCGGCCTCCTCGGCCCAGTCGTTGACCTGGAGATGGAGAGCGGCGAGCACGTCCTCCAGGGTGCGGAACTCCTCGTAGAACTGACGGGTCGACAGTCCGGCGGCCTCGCTCAGCGCCGCGATCGTGGTCCCCCGGTAGCCGGGGCTGTCGCCGAAGAGCTGGAGGCCCGCGTCGAGGAAGCGGCCGCGGCGCTCGGCCCGGCGCTCCGCCGCGGACCTGCCCCCGTATCGGCCGGTGGGCTGTTTGAGTCTGCCCTCCACGCTTCTCCTCCCGCCGGCACCTCAGTCGTCGCGACGACCGGTTCGGCCGTCGGTCGATTTTGTCGTGTCCCTGGTCTTGTGGTGAAGCGCGACAGTTCCTTACTTTCCAGTAAGTCTGCTCTGAACACAGGTGTGTTCAGACTCCACCCGCGCAGGAGGAACCGACCATGACCGTCTCCCCCGGCCCTCGCCGCCGTAGAACCCGCCACCTGGGTGCCGTCGCCGCCGCCCTCGCGCTGACCGCCTCCGCCGCCGCGACCGCCACCCCGGCGACCGCCGCGGCCGATCTGCGGGAGGTGATGTTCGTGGGCAACAACTGGGAGGGCACCGCGGACGTCATCAAGTCCTCCGGCGACTTCGCGAAGATCGGCCGGGTCGATGTCATCCCGGACAAGGACGAGCGGATGGCGGAGATCAACGCCGATCCGATCAGGTGGATCGCCTTCATGACGATCCGCAACAGCGTGGGCGAGGGCCACGACCAGTTCGTGGACGACATGTACTCCACGCCCGACGGCTCGTCGATGGTCGTCTCCCGCCCGAGCTTCGCCGACGTGGTCTCCATCAACCTCACCACCGGCGCCATCAACTGGCGTTTCCCCGTGTCGGGTTACCGCGCCGACCACATGGCGGTCTCCCCCGACGGCAAGCGGGTCGCGGTGTCCGCCTCGACGGGGAACACCGTGCATGTGCTGGACATCGCCACCGGCCGGCAGATCGGTTCGTTCAAGACCGGCGACAAGCCGCACGAGAACATCTTCACCGGCGACGGCAAGTACATCTGGAACATGGCGATCGGCGATGTGAACACCCAGACCGACGCTCCGTGGCTGGACTGGACGAAGGGCGACCGGAAGATCACGGTCGCCGACGCGAACACCTTCCAGCAGGTCAAGGTGATCGACATGCGGCAGCGGCTCGACGCGATCGGGCTCGGCGACTACTCGGACGCGGTCCGCCCCGCCGCGTTCTCGCCCGACGAGACGAAGCTGTACTTCCAGGTGTCGTTCTTCAACGGCTTCTTCGAGTACGACATCGCCACCGACAAGATCACCCGTACCAAGACCCTGCCGAAGAACCCGGCGACCAGCGACGACCGCACCACCTTCGTCAACGACTCCCGCCACCACGGCCTCACGATGAAGCCGGACGGCACCAAGCTGTGCGTCGCGGGCACGATGGACGACTACGCGACCGTCGTGGACCGCGCGACCCTCCAGGAGGGCCCGCTCGTCCCCGTCTCCAAGCCGTACTGGTCGACCGTCAGCGGTGACGGCAAGTCCTGTGTGGTCTCCGAGAGCGGCGCCGACCAGGTCACGGCGATCGATTTCGCCACCGGACGGAAGACCGTGTCCGTCGCGGTCGGCGACCACCCGCAGCGCGTGCGCCTGGCGCGGGTGCCCGCCGACTGGACCGGAGCTTCCGCTAACTGAACTCGGAGGCCAGCCACCTCGACAGCTCCGTCCGCGCCGCGCTCAGTTGCGCGGCGGACGGGGCTGTCGCGCCGTTGGTGACCAGGGCGTAGTGGAGCTTGCCCGAGTCGGCGGCGGTGAGGAGCAGTCGGCGGCTGCCGGTGCCGCCCGGTTCCCTGGCGGCGGCGATCGGGGTCGACGTGGTGTACGCCGGCGGCGTGGCCGTCACCCCGAGGTCGGACACCACCGTGGTGGACGCGGTGGGGAAGGACGCCGGGAGGTGCAGCTCGGTCGGTTCGGTGCTGCCGTCCGAGCGCCAGACCAGCAGGGAGTACTGGCCGGAGCCGACGAGCGAGGAGACATTCGGCAGTGAGCTGGGCACCGGGTTCCACGTCATCGTCGTGGAGCCGTCCCGCGAGCGGTCCTCGTAGGTGAAGGCGACCGTGCTCCCCGCCGTGGCGCTCGGGTAGATCCGGTCGAGCATCCGGGCGTCCTGGCGGAGCACGGCCTTACCGGAGTCGTCGAGGCGTACGGCGGAGAGGTCCTCGTCGTTCCAGGCGTCGCCCTCGGTCCGCACCTTGTCGGGGTTGTCGTTCATCAGCTCGTGGTGGCGGCCGTTGTAGATGTCCCACTGCCACTGGGAGCCGGAGAGGACCGGGCCTGAGGAGGCCGGTTCCGACCACCAGTTCGCGCCCTTCACCCGGGAGTCGAGCGCCTGGTACATGGCCTTGTAGACCGTGGGCGCCTTGTCGGAGACCGAGCCGGCGAGCGGGTGTCCGAACTCGCTGATGATCGCCGTGGTGCCGCCGGCGGTGGCCCGGTCACGCACGGCCTGGAAGTCGGTCACGTACTGGCCGTCCTCCGCCTTGCCCCACATGAAGACGCCGGAGATCGCCTTCTGGTCGTAGAAGTGGGTGTTGAAGACGAAGCGCGGTCCGATCGTGCCCGCGTCGAGGAGTCCGCCCTCCTGCTTCTGGAAGTCGATGTTGGCGTTCCAGAAGAGGTTCGGCTCGACGAAGGCGGGTTTGGACTGCCAGCCCGCCGCGTCCATGCGGGCGCGGAACTTGACGTAGAACGGCCACAGGACGTCCTTCTCCCAGGCCCGGCTGGTCTGTCCCGAGTCGAGGGTCCCGGGATGCGGCTCGTTCCACGGGTCGAAGCCGACGACGCCCTGGAACTGGGCGGCCGTGAGGTTCGACTTCACGTACGTCATCGTCTTCTGCGCGGTGGCCAGGAAGGAGTCCTGGAGCCCGTGGGTGTTGTGCCAGAAGTCGTACGTCGACTCCGTCACGGCCGCGTTGGAGGTGATGTTCTGGCCCCAGAACGGGCAGATCCCGCAGTACTCGTCGGGGTAGTCGCCGAGGTCGACGGCCCACTTGGGGGCGCCGTCGCCGGTGTACCAGCTGTCCGAGTCGAACAGCCAGCGGGAGTAGAGGTCCTGGTGGAAGTCGGGGTAGACGCGGATCCCGGCGTCCAGGAACGCGCCCATCTGTGCGGTGGCCGCCGCGAGGTAGGTGGTGTCGACCTGCCCGCGCACCGGTTCGGCGTACGCCCAGGACAGCAGGAAGCGGACGGAGTTGCCGCCGCCGAGCGCCCTCAGCGCGGTCGCCGACTTCTTCGCGTCGGCGACCGAGGCGAAGGGCAGACCGTTGTTCTCCTTGAGCTTCGTCTCACCCGAGACGTTGTAGCCGCGCAGGACGACCTCGCGGCCGAGTCCGTCCTTGAAGCGGCCGCCCTCGACGGTGAGGGTGGCCGCGGCCTGCGAGTCGAACCAGAGTTCGTCCGTGAGCGCGGAGGCGGGCTGGGTGGGGCCCGCCGTGGTCAGGAAGCCGGTGACGAGTACCAGGACACCGAGCAGACGAGTGCGCAATCTTGACATGTCCGCCACATTCGACATGCGCACCACCGTCCCAATGGGCAGGCGGGCCGTCAATAGCAACTGACGCACGAGTAAGTACCCGTTTTCGCAAGACGGTTCACCTGCCACGGCTGATTCTTTGCCTCACACCTTCAGGCGCCGACCCGCCGGGTCAGGTTCAGGAGGTACTCCTTGCGCTCGAGGGGATTGAGGTCGGTGCGCGGCCGTTCGGGGACGGTGGTGCCGCTGACCGGCGCGTAGTGGTCGAAGGCGGTCTCCCACTCGCCCTCGCCGCTGGTGAGCCCGGGCAGCCGCTGCTCCAGCCCGTGCACCCGGGCGGCCGGTACGAGCCCCTCCAGCCGTACGGCCGTTCCGATCGTCTCCGTGTGCTGCGGTACGGCGCGATGGGCGGCCAGCACCGGCAGGACCGCGCTCAGGGTGTCCGCCGGGGCGCCGATGCGGAAGCGGTGCATCGGCTCGTGGACCCGGATGCCGGCCCGTCGCAGCGCGTCCATCAGCACCAGCGGGGTCAGGCCGCGGAAGTCCGCGCCCGTGCTCGACATGCTCTTGTCGAAGCCCTGGTGGGCGTGGCTCTGCCGGGGCGAGTAACCGCAGTGCGTCATCGTGACCGTGCAGTCGGGGACCCGCCAGCCGTGGACGCCCTGCTCCAGCACCTCCCGCACGGTGTCCTCGACGGCCTTGAAGAAGGCGTACGGCATGGACCCGAGCTCCACTTCAAGGCGGAACTCGACCCCGGAGCCGACCGGCGCCGGCTCCACGCGCAGCCCGACCGTCGCGAGGAAGGGGTTGCCGTCCTTCTTGTCGAACTCGACGGCCGAGCCGCTGCCGACGAGGCGCTCGACGCAGATGGTCGTCGTCTCGCGGAAGATGACGTCGATGCCGTACTCGTCGGCGAGCGTCGCCTGCACGACCTCCTTCTGCACCTCCCCGTACAGCGACACGGAGGTCTCCTGACGGAGGTCGTCGTGCCGGAGGGCGATCAGCGGGTCCTGTTCGGCGAGTTGGGTGAGGGCGAGGTGGAGTGCGCCCCTGTCCTCGGCGTGGACGGGGAGGACGATCGTCTCGAGGGTGGGCGGCGCGAAGTGGTGCTCGGCCGCCGCTCGCTTGCGCGGTACGCCGATGGTGTCGCCGATGCGGATGTCGGCGAGGCCCCACAGTTGGGCGATCCGGCCGGCCGACACGGCTGTGTCCCGTACGGCGGTGCCGTGTTCGAAGACGCTGATGGCGGTGACCTTGCCTTCCTGCTCGCCGTCACGGAAGGTCAGGCGGTCGCGGGTGCGTACGGTTCCGTCGAACATCCGCACGTAGGCGATCTTCTCGCCCGCCGGGCCGCGTTCGACCTTGAAGACCGTGCCGGAGACCGGGCCCTCGGCGTCGCCCTCGGTCGCTTCCGTTGCTTCGGTCGCTTCGGTCGCTTCGGTCGCGGGCAGCAACTCCCTGATTCCGGCGACGAGTTCGTCGATGCCCGCGCCCGTGATGGCGGAGCCGTGGAAGACCGGGTGCAGCAGGGTCTCGGCGGTCTGGGCGGCGAGTTCCGTGCGCAGTCGGGTGTCGGGGACGGTCGTCTCGTCGTCGAGATACGCGGCGAGCAGGCCGTCGTCTTGCTCGGCGAGGAGTTCCAGGAGGCGGGGCGGGAGGGGGTCGTACGGGGTGAAGTGGGCGGCGGGTGTGCCGAGTTCACGGGCCTCGCCCATGGGGACGATCGCCGGGGTGAGCCGTGTCGCGATGGTCTCCAGGAGTTCGCCGTGACGCGCCCCTCGGCGGTCGATCTTGTTGACGAAGATCAGTGTGGGGATGCGCAGGCGGCGCAGGGTGCGCATGAGGACGCGGGTCTGGGCCTGGACGCCCTCGACGGCCGAGATGACGAGGACGGCGCCGTCGAGCACGTTGAGGACCCGTTCCACCTCGGCGATGAAGTCGGGGTGGCCGGGGGTGTCGATGAGGTTGACGGTGATGTCGTCGATCTCGAAGGAGACGACGGCGGACTTGATGGTGATGCCGCGTCGGCGTTCCAGCGCGAGGGAGTCCGTGCGGGTGCTGCCGTCGTCGACGCTGCCGATCTCGTCGATGACTCCGACGGTGTGCAGCAGGCGTTCGGTGAGGCTGGTCTTACCTGCGTCGACGTGCGCGAGGATGCCCAGATTGAGCGTGCGTGACAAGCGTCATGTCCTTCGAAGTGGGGGTGATTCCTTCCTGGGTGGACATGGACGTGGCGCGCATCGGGGCTCCTTGGTCGGTCGGTGGGGCTTCGTGTGCAGTGAAGCAGAACGCTTGACGCACTCCCAGCGAATTTCTTCGCCCCCGCCGCCCCTACCCGTCCCATCCCCCAGGGGCCGCGCGCCCCTTCGACCCCCGTCAAAGACTCGGGGCTCCGCCCCGGACCCCGTTCGCGCAGTTCCCCGCGCCCCTGGAAGGGGCGCGGGGACCTGCGCGAGCGACCACGACGCGCCCGCACGCGACATTCCGACCCCAAGGCTGCGCTCCCCTGTCGGGGAGTGGGGCGGCAGCGGAGTGCCGCTTACGGCGACGACGGGGGGATCCATCCGCCGACCCGTCCCGGTGCGGTCAGGTCCTGGGCGGCAGCCGGTGCAGGTGGACGTCCGTCAGCGCGCCGTCCGTCACCGTCGCCGTCATGTAGGTGCAGTGGGGCTGTCGGCGGCGGTCCGTCGGGGAGCCGGGGTTGAGGAGGCGCAGGCCGGTGGCCGTGGTCGTGTCCCAGGGGATGTGGCTGTGACCGAAGACGAGGACGTCGGTGTCGGGGAAGCGGGCGGCGCAACGGGGTTCGCGGCCCTGGGCGGGGCCCGTCTCGTGGACGACGGCGAGGCGCAGGCCGGCGAGTTCGGCGTGGGCCACCTCGGAAAGGCGGGCGCGCAGGGCGGGGCCGTCGTTGTTGCCGTACACGGCGATCAGGCGGTGGGAGCGGGTTTCCAGAAGGTCGAGGGTGGCCTCGTCGACCCAGTCGCCGGCGTGGACGACCACGTCGGCGTGCGGGAGTTCGGCGAGCAGCGGTTCGGGCAGCGCTTTCGCGCGCTTGGGCAGGTGGGTGTCGG
Encoded proteins:
- a CDS encoding TetR/AcrR family transcriptional regulator; protein product: MEGRLKQPTGRYGGRSAAERRAERRGRFLDAGLQLFGDSPGYRGTTIAALSEAAGLSTRQFYEEFRTLEDVLAALHLQVNDWAEEAALTGLATADGQPIAERATAAFRAYAANVTGDPRRLRITFTEIIGVSPRLERQRLERRSRWVDFICAEAAAAAERGEADHRDYRIAATAFIGSVNGLLHDWQAGWVDAPLEEVVDELVRLLLGTLRPAGWRPEET
- a CDS encoding glycosyltransferase, with the protein product MTAGSRGDVAPYTGLGHGLLRAGHEVTLVTHARFEPLVADSGVAFHSLPVDPREELESERGQGLHRSSTGAGKLYRAVEMARSLVGRMAGDLVAAARASDVLLLAGTLAPLGHTIGQGLSIPSLGVNLQPLAPTREFAPPMTGVRSWGPVVNRAAGHAVNTAVEWIFTEEVRRLRAEYGLPRTGRVAARRTRDRLGWPVFHGFSPRVVPRPGDWRPGLDVTGYWWPYDREDRLPAPLLDFLDAGPPPVFVGLGSATVPDPERMSTDVVRALRAAGLRGVIQRGWGELRGEGEDMFTVGEVPHSLLFPRMAAVVHHAGAGTTAAGLRAGVPAVPVPVQFDEGFWAARLVALGVSPGAVPLRGFTAAALEAALRRATGDPSYGRRAHTLAEEVRAEDGVGPVLAAVNRLS
- a CDS encoding metallophosphoesterase family protein, encoding MRLLLMSDTHLPKRAKALPEPLLAELPHADVVVHAGDWVDEATLDLLETRSHRLIAVYGNNDGPALRARLSEVAHAELAGLRLAVVHETGPAQGREPRCAARFPDTDVLVFGHSHIPWDTTTATGLRLLNPGSPTDRRRQPHCTYMTATVTDGALTDVHLHRLPPRT
- a CDS encoding cellulase family glycosylhydrolase; the encoded protein is MSRLRTRLLGVLVLVTGFLTTAGPTQPASALTDELWFDSQAAATLTVEGGRFKDGLGREVVLRGYNVSGETKLKENNGLPFASVADAKKSATALRALGGGNSVRFLLSWAYAEPVRGQVDTTYLAAATAQMGAFLDAGIRVYPDFHQDLYSRWLFDSDSWYTGDGAPKWAVDLGDYPDEYCGICPFWGQNITSNAAVTESTYDFWHNTHGLQDSFLATAQKTMTYVKSNLTAAQFQGVVGFDPWNEPHPGTLDSGQTSRAWEKDVLWPFYVKFRARMDAAGWQSKPAFVEPNLFWNANIDFQKQEGGLLDAGTIGPRFVFNTHFYDQKAISGVFMWGKAEDGQYVTDFQAVRDRATAGGTTAIISEFGHPLAGSVSDKAPTVYKAMYQALDSRVKGANWWSEPASSGPVLSGSQWQWDIYNGRHHELMNDNPDKVRTEGDAWNDEDLSAVRLDDSGKAVLRQDARMLDRIYPSATAGSTVAFTYEDRSRDGSTTMTWNPVPSSLPNVSSLVGSGQYSLLVWRSDGSTEPTELHLPASFPTASTTVVSDLGVTATPPAYTTSTPIAAAREPGGTGSRRLLLTAADSGKLHYALVTNGATAPSAAQLSAARTELSRWLASEFS
- a CDS encoding YncE family protein, translating into MTVSPGPRRRRTRHLGAVAAALALTASAAATATPATAAADLREVMFVGNNWEGTADVIKSSGDFAKIGRVDVIPDKDERMAEINADPIRWIAFMTIRNSVGEGHDQFVDDMYSTPDGSSMVVSRPSFADVVSINLTTGAINWRFPVSGYRADHMAVSPDGKRVAVSASTGNTVHVLDIATGRQIGSFKTGDKPHENIFTGDGKYIWNMAIGDVNTQTDAPWLDWTKGDRKITVADANTFQQVKVIDMRQRLDAIGLGDYSDAVRPAAFSPDETKLYFQVSFFNGFFEYDIATDKITRTKTLPKNPATSDDRTTFVNDSRHHGLTMKPDGTKLCVAGTMDDYATVVDRATLQEGPLVPVSKPYWSTVSGDGKSCVVSESGADQVTAIDFATGRKTVSVAVGDHPQRVRLARVPADWTGASAN
- a CDS encoding elongation factor G; its protein translation is MSRTLNLGILAHVDAGKTSLTERLLHTVGVIDEIGSVDDGSTRTDSLALERRRGITIKSAVVSFEIDDITVNLIDTPGHPDFIAEVERVLNVLDGAVLVISAVEGVQAQTRVLMRTLRRLRIPTLIFVNKIDRRGARHGELLETIATRLTPAIVPMGEARELGTPAAHFTPYDPLPPRLLELLAEQDDGLLAAYLDDETTVPDTRLRTELAAQTAETLLHPVFHGSAITGAGIDELVAGIRELLPATEATEATEATEATEGDAEGPVSGTVFKVERGPAGEKIAYVRMFDGTVRTRDRLTFRDGEQEGKVTAISVFEHGTAVRDTAVSAGRIAQLWGLADIRIGDTIGVPRKRAAAEHHFAPPTLETIVLPVHAEDRGALHLALTQLAEQDPLIALRHDDLRQETSVSLYGEVQKEVVQATLADEYGIDVIFRETTTICVERLVGSGSAVEFDKKDGNPFLATVGLRVEPAPVGSGVEFRLEVELGSMPYAFFKAVEDTVREVLEQGVHGWRVPDCTVTMTHCGYSPRQSHAHQGFDKSMSSTGADFRGLTPLVLMDALRRAGIRVHEPMHRFRIGAPADTLSAVLPVLAAHRAVPQHTETIGTAVRLEGLVPAARVHGLEQRLPGLTSGEGEWETAFDHYAPVSGTTVPERPRTDLNPLERKEYLLNLTRRVGA